The Methanobrevibacter ruminantium sequence ACTTGTGTCTTGTTTTCTGAAGTGTGCTTGTGGGTGATCACATAATGGACAGACTTCAGGTGCCTCTTTTCCAATATGGATGTAACCACAGTTATTACATTTCCATGCAATCTCTTCATCTTTTTTAAAGACTTTGTCTGCTTTTATCTTAGCAGATAAAGCATTGTATCTGTCTTCGTGGACCTTTTCAGTAGCACCTGCTGCATCAAATAAATCTGCAATCTCATCGAATCCTTCTTCCCTTGCGGTTTCTGCAAATCCCTTATACATTACAGTCCATTCTTCATGCTCACCTGCTGCAGCATCTGCAAGGTTGCTTAAAGTGTCAGGCACTTTTCCACCATTCAACAGCTTGAACCAGATTTTTGCATGTTCTTTCTCATTGTCAGATGATTCCTGGAAAATGTCCTTGATTTCCACATAACCATCTTTTTTAGCTTGAGAAGCATAAAATTCATACTTTACACGAGCTTGAGATTCACCAGCAAGAGCTGCCCTTAAGTTTTCTTCAGTTTTTGTTCCTTTTAAATCTACCATAATAATTCCTCCTAAGATTAATTAATTATAATAATCTAGTTTTATACCAAAAAATATTTTTAAAAATTGTAAAATAATAACAAAAATAAAAAATTTACAATCAATTTACAAAATTTATTTGCGCTTCATCAATTAAAGGATAAATGACCAAACTATCACCATCAAGATTTTCCTTGTTTAAATCAACAGCAGTTATCTGATGATTATCATATGTCTTATAATATAAAATTCCCTTATTGGTGTTGTAACAGGATGAATAAATTGTATATTCATATAAATCTGGATCATCAATAAATGTCAATCCTTTCTGTTGTTCAACAGACGCCAAAATATGGAAAAATTGTGAAACGCTTTCACTTTCACTTTCGCCAGAGAATGAATTTTCTTTAGTGAATGCCACCTTTACGAATCTTGATGCAGAAGACAAGTCACCAGGAAGTCCAATTGAACCCATACCTCTGCTATAAGTATCCAATTCAAGATCTTTAGAGAAGGTATTATCTGGAGTTTTAACTGATAGATTTCTATAGTTATTCAAATTAAATAGCTGCATATCAAAGGTAGGATTATTAGTTAAAACCCCTACAGGATTATCATAAACTTTCAATCCATCTTCTAAAGGTTCAACAATAATAGATGAATTCTCATCAGCTATCATCCAATGAAGTGGAGATAAAGGCAAGTTTTCCGAATAGTTTATATTTACTAAATTAAGATTCAGAAGCAATTCTTTAACATCCTCTATCGACTCTGACTGCGATAACAAATAAGGAATGAATTCAAATGGTGTCACATTCACCATATCGTCCTCAATTTCCCTATAAACAGCATTGCCCACAAAGTTAAGACCGGCAATAGCTACTCCTTTTTCATTGCAAGCATCATAGTATAAAGGATATTCATCAATTCCTGCAGTAATACCAATTATTGCAAAATGTGATTTCATATCATCTATTTTTCTAAATTTGAATTCGTAGTTTCTTGGAGTTATGCAAACTCTTTCATTATATGAAATTTCATAGTCAAAGTTTCTGCCAAAATAATGTTTTGCTGTTAGATATTCACTTGCAGTGCACATTTTAATACCTCCAAAGTTAATGTAATTAAATGTTCATATATTATGGAACAATTAGTTAATTAAATATTTATTTAACCCCATATTTAAACTTTTGTATAATAAATTAGAAAAATTTTATAAAATTATATAAATAAAAATATTAAAAAATAGACAATTTTTATATAAATCTTAAAAAATATTAAGAAATATTCAATTATATAAAATAAATAGATAAAAAATTTGAAAAATGGTCAACATTTTCAAAAATGAAAGAAAAAGTTGGGAAATTCTGATAATTAAAAAAAAATAAAAAATAGAAAATAAGAGAAAACTCTTATTTTAAAAAAATATTATTCTTCAAATGGTTGTGGCAATGCACATGCATCGTTTCCTTTAGCTAAGTAACTGTACACTAAAGCTGCAAGGATAGCACCTACAATAGGGCCAACTAAATAAATTGGGAAGAATCCCCAAAGGTTAGCTCCACCAAGCAAGGTGTCCATTAAGTAAGGACCAAAGGTACGTGCTGGGTTGATTGAAGCACCAGTGAATGCACCAAGTACAATGATTACAGCAGCTACAGTCATACCAATGGAAATACCTGCAACACTAGGGTCTGCTTTCTTATCCACAGCAACACCCATTACAACAAGCATCAAGAAGAAAGTACCGATACATTCAGCAATCATTGCGGGAATATAACCTACACTCAAACCAGGAGCAGTAGCACCTAATCCCCCAATTGTTATAGCAGGAGCTCCTAAACATACGAATAACAATAAGCTTCCTAAAGTTGCACCAATCACTTGAGCTACG is a genomic window containing:
- the rbr gene encoding rubrerythrin; amino-acid sequence: MVDLKGTKTEENLRAALAGESQARVKYEFYASQAKKDGYVEIKDIFQESSDNEKEHAKIWFKLLNGGKVPDTLSNLADAAAGEHEEWTVMYKGFAETAREEGFDEIADLFDAAGATEKVHEDRYNALSAKIKADKVFKKDEEIAWKCNNCGYIHIGKEAPEVCPLCDHPQAHFRKQDTSYI
- the bsh gene encoding choloylglycine hydrolase translates to MCTASEYLTAKHYFGRNFDYEISYNERVCITPRNYEFKFRKIDDMKSHFAIIGITAGIDEYPLYYDACNEKGVAIAGLNFVGNAVYREIEDDMVNVTPFEFIPYLLSQSESIEDVKELLLNLNLVNINYSENLPLSPLHWMIADENSSIIVEPLEDGLKVYDNPVGVLTNNPTFDMQLFNLNNYRNLSVKTPDNTFSKDLELDTYSRGMGSIGLPGDLSSASRFVKVAFTKENSFSGESESESVSQFFHILASVEQQKGLTFIDDPDLYEYTIYSSCYNTNKGILYYKTYDNHQITAVDLNKENLDGDSLVIYPLIDEAQINFVN
- a CDS encoding MIP/aquaporin family protein, with protein sequence MASCNITKKFIAELIGTFFLVFFGTGSAVVTLLIDDGVDHGAAGIGLLGGLGDWLAIGLAFGLTVMACIYLFGKISGAHLNPAVTIGLLVSKNISLIDSVYYIVAQVIGATLGSLLLFVCLGAPAITIGGLGATAPGLSVGYIPAMIAECIGTFFLMLVVMGVAVDKKADPSVAGISIGMTVAAVIIVLGAFTGASINPARTFGPYLMDTLLGGANLWGFFPIYLVGPIVGAILAALVYSYLAKGNDACALPQPFEE